GTCCGGCCGGGGCGTGGCGCCCTGTGTGCCTGCCCCAGGGGCCCCGGGAACCCCCAGCCGGCACCGCTTGCGCTATCGCGGGCTGGGGGGCCCTCTTCGAAGGTATGGGGCTGCTTCCAGTGTGAGTGAGAAGAATGGGGGGTTAGGGTGATGGAGTTGGGGAAGGCCGGGTGTAGGGAATCTGACCCCCCCCATCACCTTTGCGAAATACTGTCTGATCTTGCAAAGGGGGAGGAATAAaggagggcagtgggaggagggacCTGCTAGCAAggcccctgccctccaggccTGAGCTCCCTCCACCGATTCCCTGTAGATGGGCCTGAGGCGGAGGCGGTGAGAGAGGCAAGAGTGCCCCTGCTCAGCACTGACACCTGCAAAAGGGCCCTGGGGCCCGAGCTGCACCCCAGCAGCATGCTATGTGCTGGCTACCTGGCCGGGGGCGTGGACTCCTGCCAGGTAGGAGCCCTGATTGATGTTAGGGTGCTGAGCAGGCTGCTCCCCAGGGACAGGACGGCTTCTTTCCTTCCGCAGTCGGCTGTCATTCAACTTGTCTGAGCTTTCATGTCCCCACCACTAAAAGGGGGTACAAGGGTAGAATCCCCAGAACTCAGAGCTGCCCCACCCTGCCAAGTGTCAGgctggcagaggagaggggcaggtcGGTGAAGTACTCTCTCTTTTGGCTTGGGTCCCTCAGGGTGACTCTGGAGGCCCCCTGACCTGTTCTgagcctgggccccaccccagggaGGTCCTGTATGGAGTCACCTCCTGGGGGGATGGATGTGGAGAGCCAGGGAAGCCTGGGGTCTACACTCGTGTGGCCGTGTTCAAAGACTGGCTCCAGGAACAGATGAGTGGTGAGTGCCCCGTTCCTATTTACCTCTCCCCGAAGTGCCCTGCTCACAGCCCTTGGGACAAGCCCCTCTACATCCCACCGGCCCCCAGCCCCTTACTGCGTGGGGAAAGCCTGTCCTCCTTTCGGGGAAGAGCTGCAAGGGCTAAGGTCCAAAGCCGGGGCTAAATTGGCCGCCgctgccccccatccccaccccccgcagCAACCCCCTCCAGCCGGGAGCCCAGTTGCAGGGAGCTGCTGTCCTGGGAGCCGCCCGGGGAGCCGCGGGCAGACGCCGCCCCGCCCTGCGCCTTCTACGCCCGCCTGTGCCCCGGGCCCGCGGCCGCCTGCGCGCGTCTGGCGCACCAGCAGTGCCTGCAGCGCCGAAGGAGATGCGGTGAGTCCAGTTCCCAGGGCTGGGACGGCGGACAGGGGGGCTGACCCAGGTCTGACCGCCTCTCGGACCCTTGTCCCGCCCGCAGAGCTGCGCTCGCTGGCGCACACCCTGCTGGGCCTGCTGCGGGGCGCTCAGGAACTGCTTGGCCCGAGCCCAGGGATGCGGCGCCTGGCCCCCACCTTGGCTCGCCCGGCTCTGTCGCTCCTGGAGCCTCGCAGACACCCCGCCCGCGAGCAGCGGCTGCACCCAGGTACCCCGCGCCTTCACACTCCAGCCCCAGCACCCCCCGCCACCAACTGCGCGGAGGAGGCGATCCCCTAACGCTGCGTCTCCCCAGGATCGCGGGCCGCGGGCGCTCGATTCCCGAAGCGGAGGCCGGAGCAGCGCGCGGAAGCAAACGGTAATGACGCCCCCTGCGGGCCTTTGCCAGGAGAGTAGCAGGCCAAGGGCTGGCGAGGGGATTCGTGGGACAACCGGCCGACTGGCTCTCCCCACCTgagcccccgcccccctccccgcaatAGGGAGGATGACTCTTTGGGGGTTCAGTTCAGCAGAGACCATCTGCTTTTGttatcacttaacctctctgatcctcagtttcccatctgtagCAGGAGGAGAAATCTGCCCCCTGGGAGGCGGTCCACTGAGGTCCTTGTGGGAATCCCACCCCGGCTCCTTTCCGGTGCGTTTACTGCTGTTCCCAGGACCTCTCCCCTTCCTGCAGGTTGCCCTGGGCTGGAGAGTCTGCAACAGAAGTTGACCACCCTTCAAGGCACCCATGCCTGGATCCTGCAGGTCCCAGCAGAGCACTTGGCCATGGACTTCCACGAGGTAGGTTGTCAGTCTTCCCACATTCACTCAAAGTGGCCTCAGAAGGCTGACCTGGGTCAGCCCTGATGAGTAGGGGGACAGAAGGGGCACCCTCCACAGCAGGAGGGAGGACCTGCTCCCCAGCAACTTGGGGtggaggcggcggggggggggggtgtcttgggagaaaggggcagggagggcatcTGTGTGTaagctggggtgctgggtggaTGTGAAGGTGTGGGGGGAGGTGTGAGTAGAAGGGCACGTGGGGGTGTCCAAGTGATCAGGAAGTGTGCAGGAttgggagggtttgggggggagTGGATCTGGGTGAGAGTTTCTGGGGGCCCGGAGGAGGCAGACCAAGAGCTGGGTTGTGGGACCCTgagctccctcctccttcttcaggTCCTGGCCGATCTGGGCTCCAAGACGCTGACCGGCCTCTTCCGAGCCTGGGTGCGGGCAGGCTTGGGGGGCCAACATGTGGTCTTCGGGGGCCTGGTAGGCCTGGAGCCAGCCACGATGGCTCGCAGCCTCCCCCGCTTGCTGGTGCAGGCCCTGCAGGCCTTCCGTTTGGCCGcactgggagaggc
Above is a genomic segment from Lutra lutra chromosome 3, mLutLut1.2, whole genome shotgun sequence containing:
- the PRSS56 gene encoding serine protease 56 — encoded protein: MEIRHRLHECGGCANHTIPCPGAGRPRPLAPLLQDPAEPGPCGERRPSAVNVTRAHGRIVGGSAAPPGAWPWLVRLQLRGQPLCGGVLVAASWVLTAAHCFAGAQNELLWTVTLAEGPQGEQAEEVPVNRILPHPKFDPRTFHNDLALVQLWTPVSPAGAWRPVCLPQGPREPPAGTACAIAGWGALFEDGPEAEAVREARVPLLSTDTCKRALGPELHPSSMLCAGYLAGGVDSCQGDSGGPLTCSEPGPHPREVLYGVTSWGDGCGEPGKPGVYTRVAVFKDWLQEQMSATPSSREPSCRELLSWEPPGEPRADAAPPCAFYARLCPGPAAACARLAHQQCLQRRRRCELRSLAHTLLGLLRGAQELLGPSPGMRRLAPTLARPALSLLEPRRHPAREQRLHPGSRAAGARFPKRRPEQRAEANGCPGLESLQQKLTTLQGTHAWILQVPAEHLAMDFHEVLADLGSKTLTGLFRAWVRAGLGGQHVVFGGLVGLEPATMARSLPRLLVQALQAFRLAALGEAEGPRMGARQSQGLGRKGHPPLSPQISPARRP